The Arthrobacter zhaoxinii sequence CCGTCCACGGTGATCTCCGAGGCGGTGACGAAGGCGGAGTAGGCGGGCGCGTCCCACAGGTTGATGAGTTCAGCGGTGGACAGCGCGGCCACGCGGCCCTCCGTGGGCGTCGTCGCCACCAGCGGTGCCTCCGAAGGCAGGAGCCGGCCGACGACGGCGGCCTCGCCGTCCGGTACGTCGGTCACGTCGTCCGGGTCGGAAACCCAGCCGCGGACCACCGGAATGAATTCACCCGCCGGTGCGCCGTCCACGGTGAAGGCGGTGACCGCCCAGTAGCCCATGTCGCCGTCCTGGAGCCGCTGCTCCACGAGGACCGACTTGTCCGGGTCAAAGGAACCGGTGAACGAGACCATCTGGTCCGCTTCGGTTTCATACATCGGTTTGCCCGGGGTGAAGGCCTCGGTCAGCGGACGGACGTCCTCGGTGGCCCGGGGCTCCGCGGATTCGTCAGTGTCGGCATTGGAAAACTGCCACTGGCTCAACAGCACAAAGACCGTCGAGAGGATCAGGGCAAAGAGCAGTCCGGCGATCCAACGCGGCTGCAGAGCAGTTTTGAGCACCTGTTAACGGTACTTCGTGAAGCTGTAGAAAACCCAATGCCGGTGAGCGGCCGCCTCAGTGGTCAAAAAAGACCAGCGAAGAGTTGATCAGTTCGGCTATGACCTCGGCATCATTGGCCCGGCGCAGGGAGTCCCGGAAGGAAGGCCGGAACAGGGACCGGGCAATCGTGGCAAGGACTTCCAGATGGTGGGAGAAGGACGCCGCCGGCGTGGCAATCAGCAGGACAACGGTGGCCGGACCGTCCGACGCCCCGAAATCGATGCTGTGGCCGTAGCGGGCGATCCCCACCGCGATGGAGGTTTCCTGCACATACTCGCTGCGCGCATGGGGCAGGCCGATCCCGCCGGGCAGGCCGGTTGCCATCTGGTGCTCCCGGGCATTCACCTGCTCCAGGAAGCCCTCCAGGTTGCTGATCCGCCCGGCCCGGAACAGCCGTTCCGCCAGCTGCCGTGCGGCGTCGTACCGGTCTGCGGCTTCCATGGAGAGAATCACCAGGCCGGGTTCGGTCAGCACTGCTCCGGCTTCATTCAGGGTAAGTTCCCCGTCCCGGGGCGGCACCGGGGATTGTCCGGCCGACTGTTGTTCATTCAAGGAGCGTTCGTCGTTTCCATTGGTCGCGGTGCGCTAGATGCGCGGGGCTATGTCTTCGGCCGCCAGGCGGGCGGCGTCGGCACTCTTGTCATCGGGCTGCTCCTGGCTGCGGCGCTCAGCCTCGACCCGGGCAAGGTAATGTGCAACTTCGCTTTCCACCCGCTCAACGTCCCAGCCCAGCAGCGGAGCCATCAGTTCGGCGACCACGGGTGCAGCGGAGACGCCGCGGTCAAAGGTCTCAATGGAAATCCGGGTCCGCCGGGCGAGGACATCCTCGACGTGCCGGGCCCCTTCATGCGTGGTGGCGTACACGGCTTCGGCGCGCAGGTAGTCGTCGGCGCCGGGCAGCGGCTCGGCGAGTGTCGGGTCCGCCTTGATGAGCCCGAGCAGGTCGTCCGCCATGGAACCGTAGC is a genomic window containing:
- a CDS encoding SURF1 family protein, producing MLKTALQPRWIAGLLFALILSTVFVLLSQWQFSNADTDESAEPRATEDVRPLTEAFTPGKPMYETEADQMVSFTGSFDPDKSVLVEQRLQDGDMGYWAVTAFTVDGAPAGEFIPVVRGWVSDPDDVTDVPDGEAAVVGRLLPSEAPLVATTPTEGRVAALSTAELINLWDAPAYSAFVTASEITVDGAAVDTGSMEPVVVDAQPEDTPVNWLNIFYALEWIVFAGFSVFLWWRLVADEYQRSLEDDEYEDDDHDDDAPEPDNEHPSSEVTK
- a CDS encoding PTS sugar transporter subunit IIA, translated to MNEAGAVLTEPGLVILSMEAADRYDAARQLAERLFRAGRISNLEGFLEQVNAREHQMATGLPGGIGLPHARSEYVQETSIAVGIARYGHSIDFGASDGPATVVLLIATPAASFSHHLEVLATIARSLFRPSFRDSLRRANDAEVIAELINSSLVFFDH